One Ciconia boyciana chromosome 9, ASM3463844v1, whole genome shotgun sequence genomic window carries:
- the SNX20 gene encoding sorting nexin-20, whose product MDQQDSQCTAERELLEAVSRITTFSTTSPTDEEQNQPKAEISCQVRKENPQKDDLQDSSASLSPNSLMTTKELQEYWRNEKRQCRQVKLLFEIPSTRIVEHHLSKYVMYKIIVLQTGSFDSNKSVIERRYSDFEKLHRNLLEEFSEEMEDVTFPKKTLTGNFTEEIINERKLAFKDYLRLLYSMKYIQRSKKFIDFLTRPELQEAYGCLRGGQYNKALEILLEVIGLQERLTRGNPVSIVPTLCAIVVCHKDLENPASAFEYGEKALSRLRMHNSHRYYIPLLETMITLAYELGKDFLSLQEKLEEWKAKKDPIRVFTLKELAVREYVQ is encoded by the exons ATGGACCAACAAGACTCACAGTGCACAGCAGAAAGGGAGCTGCTGGAAGCTGTAAGCAGGATTACTACATTTTCTACCACAAGTCCAACTGATGAAGAACAAAATCAACCCAAAGCTGAAATTTCATGTcaagtgagaaaagaaaacccacaaaaagaTGACCTGCAAG ATTCCAGTGCCTCCCTAAGTCCCAACTCTTTGATGACCACTAAGGAGCTTCAGGAGTACTGGAGGAATGAAAAACGTCAGTGCAGACAAGTCAAACTCCTTTTTGAAATCCCATCAACCAGAATTGTAGAGCACCACTTATCTAAATATGTG ATGTATAAAATCATCGTTTTGCAAACAGGGAGTTTTGACAGCAACAAGTCTGTAATTGAACGGCGTTATTCAGATTTTGAGAAACTGCACAGAAATCTGCTGGAGGAGTTTAGTGAAGAAATGGAAGATGTGACCTTTCCCAAAAAAACTCTAACGGGGAacttcacagaagaaataatcaATGAGAGAAAATTAGCCTTCAAGGACTACCTGAGACTTCTATATTCTATGAAATACATCCAAAGATCAAAAAAATTTATTGACTTTTTAACAAGGCCGGAGCTTCAGGAAGCATATGGTTGCCTGCGGGGTGGCCAGTACAACAAAGCTTTGGAAATCCTTTTAGAAGTCATTGGTCTGCAGGAAAGGCTGACGAGAGGCAACCCTGTCTCAATTGTCCCTACTCTCTGTGCTATCGTGGTGTGCCACAAGGACCTGGAAAACCCAGCAAGTGCCTTTGAATATGGAGAAAAAGCTCTATCACGCCTTCGTATGCATAACAGCCACAGGTATTATATTCCATTATTAGAAACAATGATCACTTTGGCATATGAACTTGGTAaggattttctgtctttgcaagaaaaactggaagaatggaaggcaaaaaaagatcCCATACGGGTTTTTACCCTGAAAGAACTTGCAGTTCGAGAGTACGTACAATGA